The Ptychodera flava strain L36383 chromosome 16, AS_Pfla_20210202, whole genome shotgun sequence region GACTAACTTTTTTAGGGTGCCAGTCACCAAACATAGTCTTTATTATAATATACTTATCAGTGAAATTTATCTGCACTTCAATTGATTTTAACCCTTGCAATGTTTGCTTTCACCAATCAGATGCTGACTATGGTCAAATCTCAGAAGACATGTGGAACTTCTTCCATTCAATCTACGGCGGAGAACCTGAGCTATTGCAGAGACAGAATAAAGCGCCCTCACCGACGCCCAGTGAGCCGGACAGCGAGAGTGATGAAGCACAGGACAGGGAGGAGGAAGATGCGGAGGTGGAGGAAATGACAGAGAGGATAGAAAAGGGACAAATCGATGAACAAGAGAAGGAATAATGAAAGACGAACTTGTGTAGTAACCCCTGAACCATGACGACATTTTTGTCTGATTTTCATCAGGATACTGCACAATAGTAGTCAAACAATGACCTCCAAGACCGGTTAAAAATGTCTCACAAATGGACTGTATGCACATGAAAACTTAGTGAAATGACTTTGCATATTTCTAAAAATTCTTCAACAAATCAAATCAGTCAGGATCATAAATCTATTTATCGCAATTGATGACATCTCACCTGTAAACATAGACAGCCAGCTTTCACCAATCAGACACTGACTTTGGTCAAATCTCAGAAGACATGTGGAACTTCTTTATTGAATCTATGGCGAGGAACCCAAGCTGTTGTAGATACAGAATAAAGCGCCCTCTTTGACACCCAGTGAGCGGGACAGTGAGAGTGATGAAGCACAGGACAGGGAGGAGGAAGATGCAGAGGTGGAGGAAATGACAGAGAGAATAGAAAAGGGACAAATTGATGAACAAAAGAAGGAATAATGATGGACGAACTTGTGTAGTAACCCTGAACCATGACGACATTTTTGTCTGATTTTCATCAGGATACTGCACAATAGTAGTCAAACAATGATCTCCAAGACCAGTTAAAAATGTCTCTTTGTCTCACAGTGTGCAGAAATGGACTATATGGACATGAAAACTTATGGAAATGACTTTACACATTTATAAAAATTCTTCAAGGAATCAAATCAGTACGGATCGTAAATCTATATATCACAATTGATGATATCTTTCCTGTAAACACAGACAACTAGCTTGAACCATACAGACACTGACTTTGGTCAAATCTCAGAAGACATGTGGAACTTCTGTAATTGAATCTATGGCGGAGATCCAAAGCTGTTGCAGAGACACAATAAAGCACGCTAACCGACGCCCGGTGAGCGCGACAGTGAGAGTGATGAAGCACAGGACAGGGAGGAGGAAGATGCAGAGGTGGATGAAGTGATGGAGAGGATAGAAAAGGGACAAATTGATGAACAAGAGAGGGAATAATGATAGATGAGTTTATGTTAGTACCCTGGGAACTATGACAATGTTTCTCTGAATCTCATTAGGATCTTGTTCAACAGTAgtcacacaagaactcccaagACTGTTTGTCTGACAATGTGCAGAAATGGACTATATGCACATGCAAACTTCATGAAATGGCTTTGCACAATTATAAAAATTCTTCAAGGAATCAAATCAGTCAGGatcataaatctatatattgcAATTGATGACATCTCACCTGTAAAAATAGACAGCCAGCTTTCACCAATCAGACACTGACTTTGGTCAAATCTTAGAAGACATGTGGAACTTCTTTTATTGAATGTATGGCGAGGAACCCGAGCTGTTGTAGATACAGAATAAAGCGCCCTCGCTGTCACCCAGTGAGCCAGACAGTGAGAGTGATGAAGCACAAGACAGGGAGGAGGAAGATACAGAGGTGGATGAAGTGATGGAGAGGATAGAAAATGGACAAGGACTTCAAAGACTGATTATAAAAATGTCTGTTTGTCTCACAGTGTGCAGAAATGGACTGTATGCACATGCAAACTTAGAGAAATGCATGTTTATTGAATCTATGACGGGGAACCTGAGCTATTGCAGAGACACAATAAAGCGCTCTCACCAACGCCCAGAAAGTTTGAAAGTGGACTGAAAATGGACTGTATGCACATGCAAACTTAGAGAAATGCATGTTTATTGAATCTATGACGGGGAACCTGAGCTATTGCAGAGACACAATAAAGCGCCCTCGCTGACACCCAGTGAGCTAGACAGTGAGAGTGATGATGCACAGGACAGGGAGGAGGAAGATACAGAGGTGGATGAAGTGATGGAGAGGATAGAAAATGGACAAGGACTTCAAAGACTGATTATAAAAATGTCTCTTTGTCTCACAGTGTGCAGAAATGGACTGTATGCAGATACAAACTTAGAGAAATGCATGTTTATTGAATCTATGACGGGGAACCTGAGCTATTGCAGAGACACAATAAAGCGCCCTCACCAACGCCCAGAAAGTTTGAAAGTGGACTGAAAATGGACTGTATGCACATGCAAACTTAGAGAAATGCATGTTTATTGAATCTATGACGGGGAACCTGAGCTATTGCAGAGACACAATAAAGCGCCCTCGCTGACACCCAGTGAGCCAGACAGTGGGAGTGATGAAGCACAAGACAGGGAGGAGGAAGATACAGAGGTGGATGAAGTGATGGAGAGGATAGAAAATGGACAAGGACTTCAAAGACTGATTATAAAAATGTCTGTTTGTCTCACAGTGTGCAGAAATGGACTGTATGCACATGCAAACTTAGAGAAATGCATGTTTATTGAATCTATGACGGGGAACCTGAGCTATTGGAGAGACAGAATAAAGCGCCCTCGCTGACACCCAGTGAGTTTAACAGTGAGAGTGATGATGCACAAGACAGGGAGGACGAAGAGACAGAGGTGGATGAAGTGATAGAGAGGATAGAAAATGGACAAGGACTTCAAAGACTGATTATAAAAATGTCTGTTTGTCTCACAGTGTGCAGAAATGGAATGTGTGCACATGCAAACTTAGAGAAATGCATGTTTATTGAATCTATGACGGGGAACCTGAGCTATTGCAGAGACACAATAAAGCGCCCTCGCTGACACCCAGTGAGCCAGACAGTGAGAGTGATGATGCACAGGACAGGGAGGAGGAAGATACAGAGGTAGATGAAGTGATGGAGAGGATAGAAAATGGACAAGGACTTCAAAGACTGATTATAAAAATGTCTGTTTGTCTCACAGTGTGCAGAAATAGACTGTATGCACATGCAAACTTAGAGAAATGCATGTTTCTAAAAATTCTTCAATGAATCAAAGCAGTCAGGATCATAAATACATATATCACAATTGGTGATTTCTGTCCTGTGAACATAGAGAGTGGACTGTCAATGTTGTAAAGCTCTATCATAGTTGGAACAAACTGAGATATTTTGAGActgatgtatgtatatgtaccaTTCAAAGATGCAGTTGGAATAGATATGAGTATGTAAGGAACAAAGATGAGTTTATAAGCTTCTGTGTgtcttttttctgaattttactCATCCTCATTGGTAACTGTGAGATGTCTACATGATGTATGCATACAGCAGAGAGAGAACCACTAGTTACACTGTCAGTAGCTATGCAGTCAGATGTAAGGCCATTTCTAATTGGTTAAAACAGTCTCTTTCTCCCACCCCCACCCCTTACTGATATAAAGCTATTTCTGATTGGTGTGATCAATCTCTGTATTCCATATTACCATTTGAAAGCCATTCCTGATTGGTGAAATCAGTCTTTCTATCTCAAACAACATTCATATAAGCTGTGAAAATGTTAagctgttaatttttttttaaatatccacAAAATTTGTAAGTATCTGACCAATAATATGATTAAGATGGCACTATTTGCGGCATTATTCAATTTAAACCCATTCCCGTTGCCAACTATCATGATGATGACCAATAGAATTTATTCAACAGTATTTCTCATTCCATAAACAGGAACTGTAAATttagaatttcatcaaaattcaacaaaaccAACTATTCATCCTGTTCGCTGAACAGTTATCTTCAAATCGATACAAATTCTCTTGGTAGATAGTGATTGAATTTTACCTCATTAGAATTCATAGATTGAAAACTTACCTGAATTGATTCCATAGGGTGCTAATATTCATCCcaaatatttcatgtttttccGTCAAAACGGTGTAGTGAATGTTGATAATGTTAAGTGAACAACATACAATTTCATTCTATCATATGTTTATATTTCTGAAGAATTCTggagatttctgaagtgattttACTGTCACACATATAGTGAAGTAATAGAATTTAGCAAGTAAACCTGAACTATATCAGTCTTATTTATTTGAAAGAGTTTTATGCTCTGTAGAGCCATTAAGATGTTTTCAAGTGTCTGTAGAACGTCATTGTACTTAATAGTTGTAGCAGTACGCCGTGTGTAAAGCCATTCTGTACAGTTTTTCTGAGGCAATTCATGTGATGGTACCGTCTGTCATTGACACAATATTACAGTCATACATCTGTTTGCTGGATGACCGATTTCAAGAATATCTTTAATGTAACCCTTTCATCATCAGATTTTGGTACATTCCTATTGTTTTCAAGACGTTGGATGGACCCATAGTCAGGGATATGGGGGTGCAAGGGTCAAGCCAATAGGATTATATATCATAGCGTATCATGTAAATTAAGTATCATTTTTGAGATCTGCAGATTTCTTGCTGTGTAAGGACAAATGAGCTTTCTTCTGGCATAAATACAAATGCACAGGATTAGGAATTATTTCTTTCATGTGTCATAAATTCATGGAAAGTTAAGCTTCAAATTCAACTCACCAGTCAACCTGGAGACATCATGGTAGAATCACAAGACTCTGTCAGTCAACATTTCAGTATAATGTAGTGTGGCTGTGTAACACAAACACCACACCAAATTAAACGTCTTACCCTGTTTCCTTGTATATGGGTGCATCTGCCCTTATTAACCCATTCAACCCCAAATATCccataaacaggtccacaatcacctttgataacaatgggtttgggccaaaccatggtggtgaaggggTGAAAATTACTGTCCCTGCAAGTGTTGCTGAGCcctttgacctctgacctcctGGTGACCTACGACATCGTGCTTAGATTTACATAGGACAGGGGTGCAAAAGTTTAATACATAAATAAGCATCCATTTGTGTGCTTTAGCCTGGCAGGAAAACTTAAGATTTTCTCAGCATCATATTTAATTTTCTTAATTTGCAGTTTATAAATAATCCACAGCATTCACAAAAGTGCAGCTTGTTCGATTCTTTTCACATTTAACATATGTTGCTATGTTTTTTACCTGAAATAATATGTTTAACAACGATAAACAATTGTTCTGAAATTATTAACAAAGTGCTGTTATGCTTGaatttattattgatgtaaagGATCATGGGAAATCACATTGGGGAATCTATTTGACAATtcattaatatacatgtacagtgataGGTTGTAGTGTATTGTGATGTGATTGGATGTCGTGTTGGCGTACTGTGAGGTTGTGCAACTTGATGTAATGTTTATCATATTATATTAATATTTCTCTGTAGAGTTTAAAGAAGTTCATGTAAGCCATTTGAAGTTTGTTATCTTACAacttaaaatataatataaaaaaaaaaatgacctgTAAAACTGAATCATTCAAGAAGTTACATGGAAAGACCATATATAACAATGATTTTGTGTCTGAGGATGGCATTGAGGCCCTGTACTCTGTATGTAGTTGAATTTTTTACCGCAACTgcaacatttatgcaaataggatACCTCACTAGCAATTATGTAAATAAGCCAAGATGTAAATTACCTTGATCTTGAAAGGTAAGATATTCTAGAGATCTTCTACGTATCATGGTGTCCTACTTTCAGCGTGCAGCTTTTCTGTTTAATGTTAAACAGCAATGTAGATCACCAACTGTttccatttttagctactatagactatagtctatagaagctattgggatgggtatccgtccggcgtccgtcgtcagtctgtatgtatgtatgtatgtatgtatgtatgtatgtatgtccgtccgtttgtgaggcgtccgtccactcaaatatcttgagaaccgcagtacttactgatttgatatttgttgtgtagatgaaaaatacgattttgagaaactattttttttaattttttgatattgttgaaaataggcaaattaatgccaaaaaggtgttttggtaaaaaatcttcttcttcataccgctggtcagacagctttgtcatttggtatacaggtccctagggacaacccaacttagatttgttcaaatcatgatgaaacatgcaaatctgtatttttaaggaatttttttaggtcatttttgatcaaaatttgacttacattgtatgtaattcttgtactgtataaaccctatcaattcacccagaaaaaaataattaatatgattttaaataattgaattaattaggaaatcatcaaagccaaaataattttagtgtagaattatcagaaagttcaacttttttgacagttcatagtgaaatgcttaccatcttggaggattaaaacatgtaaaggcaactttcctgaatcccaactttgacatacattgtattctgaaccgtcatttattgtgccctgtatgttatctaaaagaaattgctcaaaatagtcaatagagatagagatagagatagagaaagttctaatttccatttatggttgacttggttagcataaaataaaattactttttgagggaaaaaatagagtggtcaataaaagagtggtcaaagtgatagggtttttatggtaaagctgggctgtataaagattcctcatgtgctatttatagcaattatgcaatctgtgtaaacagtgcaatgaaagtgtaacatgattccttataatgcttttgatgaccttgaacttcttaagtttcaaacctttgtctcttcagtgtgctttctctgagtatgtacagtctcaacttattaaacagaactcacaatgttaatcaaagatatccaccttcttcatcaatacatgtgtcacaaaaggttattctctacataactcaacagagctctgtcaactgttgagttgcttgttctttcaaaaccgctggtcagacagctttaatatttagtttacttgtccgtaggatgaccttagtgagataatttcatacagtcaggaaatacttaattttgtatccatgtctatagtagcttcagggactttggcccatGTTTCTGTAATGTTGTCACAAAGCAAGTGTACAGTGGCCATATGTagaaataatgacatttttacaTGAGCATTATTGcagctttgaaactttgtaccTTCATGTAAAAGAGAGTCAAATTTGCCGAATATTTCGAATCACTAGATGTCAATTTAAAGAGTTTATTGTGTTTGTTGCATTGACGTATTAAATTGTATTTTGTGCAATAGGTATAAAGTCTCATCCCATTGTGAGCGAATTGCAAAAACTAAAATTGTCATTCTGTTGAAATATCTGTTTTGTGTAGCTTTGCTTTTCAAGGATTTGTTTCTGTGTTTGAGTTGAAATTTTGGAAGAGCAATGGAAGTATGCCCTCTATTGGCTGTTTCTACACATAATGGGGCACTGTGCTAATATATATCTGTATTCCAGAGAACGTATCTGAAATGACATTGACAATCTGAGTGGACGTTAATAATTAATGTTGTGGTGTAATGCTGCTTCATGTCAGTAGTCTATTAAAACTATTTATATCAGAACCTGAAGATAAGATTTGTGAAACTCCTAGCTATGTCCATCACACTTGTGGCAAAATTTCAGCTACTTATATCAATTTCTAACTTTACAGCATTGAAATCACTTGGTATCTTGTCCCTTGAAGGCATTACGTTAGGTGTTGAAGGCACCGTTCTCTCTCCTAGGACacttcaaaatttgataaaaaaaaacatttcaacaagatttgggccgactcgcagcgatttcgaagctgttatccaattggttggcagaatcgtaccattataatgaaataatacaaataaactccctaagttgctgtgaatagtgacaatcgaccaatccgatataaccttgcaaacacgctgcgagtcagccgcaagATTTAAAGTCTGTGTGCAGTGGCTCTGATGGTTA contains the following coding sequences:
- the LOC139113985 gene encoding myosin heavy chain, skeletal muscle-like, which gives rise to MAEIQSCCRDTIKHANRRPIQNKAPSLSPSEPDSESDEAQDREEEDTEVDEVMERIENGQGLQRLIIKMSRHNKAPSLTPSELDSESDDAQDREEEDTEVDEVMERIENGQGLQRLIIKMSLCLTRHNKAPSLTPSEPDSGSDEAQDREEEDTEVDEVMERIENGQGLQRLIIKMSRHNKAPSLTPSEPDSESDDAQDREEEDTEVDEVMERIENGQGLQRLIIKMSTLDGPIVRDMGVQGSSQ